A stretch of Leptospira hartskeerlii DNA encodes these proteins:
- a CDS encoding flagellar protein FlgN has translation MILNKEEWLDRVSSLFEEEIRLYSEILELEKEKTESITKADGRSLETISKKTYELIVHASELERVRMSAIHDVYTSGNLGIPKEGELTLTDFLNKIDRDSEHKLKQLGTRLKDTVHRLKDKIKANDKLIRTRQEFLKATIDAMRTNANSGEVAVYEDENPSTVRNKKKRSSVLVNASA, from the coding sequence ATGATATTAAATAAAGAGGAATGGTTGGATCGGGTGTCTTCTCTTTTCGAGGAAGAAATCCGACTGTACTCCGAAATCCTGGAGTTAGAGAAAGAAAAGACTGAATCGATCACGAAAGCGGACGGAAGATCTTTGGAAACGATTTCTAAAAAGACTTATGAATTGATCGTTCATGCAAGCGAACTGGAAAGAGTTCGTATGTCCGCTATCCATGACGTTTATACTTCTGGTAATTTAGGAATTCCTAAAGAAGGCGAACTTACTCTTACTGATTTTTTAAATAAGATAGACCGTGATTCCGAGCACAAGTTGAAACAACTCGGAACTAGATTAAAGGATACGGTTCACAGGCTTAAAGACAAGATCAAAGCCAATGATAAATTGATCCGAACCAGACAGGAATTTTTGAAGGCCACCATCGACGCGATGCGAACTAACGCAAATAGCGGAGAAGTCGCAGTTTACGAGGATGAAAATCCAAGCACAGTCAGGAACAAGAAGAAACGTTCCTCGGTGCTCGTAAACGCTTCAGCGTAA
- a CDS encoding acyl-CoA thioesterase codes for MANKTYIVRKIIRMQHCDPGGVVFTPQYFNLFVEAIEDWFREGIGFGFSHMVSDNKQGIPAMKIIAKFYKPSVLGEVLEFRVKVKRLRRQNILIHVEASHGEERRCSGDFLHGFASLSSLSLTDWPQDIYRKLEEYL; via the coding sequence ATGGCAAATAAAACGTATATTGTCCGAAAGATTATTAGAATGCAACACTGTGATCCTGGTGGCGTGGTATTCACTCCTCAATATTTCAATCTATTCGTAGAAGCGATCGAAGATTGGTTTAGAGAAGGGATTGGATTCGGATTCTCCCATATGGTAAGCGATAATAAGCAGGGCATTCCTGCAATGAAGATCATCGCAAAATTTTATAAACCTTCCGTCTTAGGAGAAGTGTTGGAATTTAGAGTAAAAGTAAAAAGACTCAGGCGTCAGAATATACTAATCCATGTAGAAGCAAGTCACGGAGAAGAGAGAAGGTGTTCCGGAGATTTTCTGCACGGATTTGCTTCGCTTAGCAGCCTAAGCCTAACAGATTGGCCTCAGGATATTTATCGTAAATTAGAAGAATATTTATAG
- a CDS encoding M23 family metallopeptidase — MRNSFKNIFLFVSLVLFSSSLNFAKEPKKASVLPKLNQVALNSKPEKKKEEKKPKTVVSEQKTSKRLKGEIVEKQEELFSFSLAGRKFAQGELLFLKIKPLPKILDKLGNFTINWDGQEIPFTQREGYILTFLPISPEFSKSYGVLELTEKHLFTKNDSKTYEIPIQKTSFATSKVSHLTMDKQYTTDELSEETKAFIKECSEAKAKAFQSKSDLQVETDFEYPVHNPILNSPFYKRRIYNKEKGRPHGGSDFKGGVGDPIYAINDGTVILARSMYYEGNFTVIDHGLELYSLYMHQSEILVKPGDKVKKGDLIGKIGSTGMSTGPHLHLGFRVLGTMIDPLSVVQTDLIEARKKTSKK, encoded by the coding sequence ATGCGTAATTCTTTTAAAAATATTTTCCTATTTGTTTCCTTAGTTCTTTTTTCTAGCTCTTTGAATTTTGCAAAAGAACCCAAAAAGGCTTCTGTCCTTCCTAAACTGAACCAAGTAGCTTTAAATTCTAAACCAGAAAAGAAGAAGGAAGAGAAAAAACCTAAGACGGTTGTCTCTGAACAAAAAACATCAAAACGATTAAAAGGTGAGATCGTAGAAAAGCAAGAGGAACTGTTTTCATTTTCTCTTGCAGGAAGAAAGTTCGCACAAGGGGAACTTCTATTCTTAAAAATAAAACCTTTGCCCAAAATTTTAGACAAACTTGGAAATTTTACGATCAATTGGGACGGGCAAGAGATCCCTTTCACTCAAAGGGAAGGGTATATTCTCACCTTTCTTCCGATCTCTCCTGAATTTTCCAAATCTTATGGAGTTTTGGAATTAACAGAAAAGCATCTTTTTACTAAAAACGATTCCAAGACGTACGAGATCCCAATCCAAAAAACATCATTTGCTACTTCCAAAGTTTCTCATCTTACAATGGATAAACAGTATACAACTGACGAACTTTCAGAAGAGACAAAAGCATTTATCAAAGAATGTTCCGAAGCGAAAGCGAAGGCATTTCAATCCAAGTCTGATCTTCAGGTGGAAACCGATTTCGAATATCCTGTTCACAATCCTATTTTAAATAGTCCTTTTTATAAGCGTAGGATCTACAATAAAGAGAAAGGTCGTCCTCATGGAGGTTCTGACTTTAAAGGTGGTGTAGGAGATCCAATTTATGCGATCAACGACGGCACTGTGATCTTAGCAAGATCTATGTACTATGAAGGAAATTTCACTGTGATAGATCATGGTTTGGAATTATATTCCTTATACATGCACCAATCCGAAATTTTAGTAAAGCCTGGGGATAAAGTGAAAAAGGGAGATTTGATCGGAAAGATCGGATCAACGGGGATGTCAACCGGACCTCATTTACATTTAGGATTTAGAGTTTTAGGAACGATGATCGATCCTCTTTCTGTTGTTCAAACAGATCTAATCGAAGCTCGTAAGAAAACTTCCAAAAAATAA
- the flgK gene encoding flagellar hook-associated protein FlgK, translated as MGSTFSGLEIGKRGLAAHQQALQTTGHNISNADNKHYSRQRVVLQATDPLYEPSLNRAHVPGQIGQGVEIASIERVRDNFIDDRIIETSGVKDYWAAKNEYLYQAENIFNEPNGTTLRTLMDKFWSSWEELANYPEDNAHRSVVLEKAQGLGSRIEDVYRKLSQLRDQSNREIEAHALHLNTIGENIRTLNERIAKSEALGDRPNDLYDKRDALLQELSGLTDITIGRSDEDELMVFIGQQILVQGGKLNKVDILGNPSKDGLLDLYWKVTGDPVLLRKGRLQGLIEVRDKILGEKIDQVDALAINVMDVINEIHKDGFGLNGNTNQNFFDIRSLALNTFGEYDSDGDGQNDISAIFRVTGKNTLDPDRPIGISGTMTFLKPDEKETQVLIPYSANDTLNGIIKRINASKVGVVAYMNHDNQLAFKATVADDTPKKNFIIRHIEDSGELLVGLTGMLMASGSSGAYDYKRLGEITKLQSKPEDITLTPHFHPSSHFKVNEHIANNVANIAAARGKDVGGTGDYNSPGGHKDGRNALLVASSLRNNPVMVDYSKSTDDFYNSLISKLATEARESKQEFGIQSDLMTELENMRQSVMGVSLDEEMANMVQFQHSYNASAKMINTMNEILDTIINRLGA; from the coding sequence ATGGGATCCACATTCTCCGGATTAGAAATTGGTAAAAGAGGTCTTGCGGCTCACCAGCAAGCCTTACAAACTACCGGCCATAATATTTCAAACGCGGATAATAAACATTATTCTCGCCAAAGAGTTGTTTTACAAGCAACGGATCCTCTGTACGAACCTTCTTTGAACCGCGCTCATGTTCCTGGGCAGATCGGTCAGGGCGTTGAAATTGCTTCCATCGAACGTGTTAGAGATAATTTTATCGATGATAGAATTATCGAAACCTCAGGTGTGAAGGATTATTGGGCAGCAAAGAACGAATATCTCTACCAAGCAGAGAATATTTTCAACGAACCTAACGGTACTACTCTTAGAACCTTGATGGATAAATTTTGGTCTTCTTGGGAAGAACTTGCTAACTATCCTGAAGACAACGCACATCGTTCCGTAGTTTTAGAAAAAGCGCAAGGCCTCGGAAGTAGAATTGAAGATGTGTATCGTAAACTTTCTCAATTGAGAGATCAATCGAATCGTGAAATTGAAGCTCATGCACTTCATTTGAATACGATTGGTGAGAATATCCGTACCTTAAACGAGAGGATTGCTAAGTCGGAAGCATTGGGTGATAGACCGAATGATCTTTATGACAAAAGAGATGCTCTTCTTCAAGAGCTTTCCGGTTTAACCGATATCACAATCGGAAGAAGCGATGAAGATGAGCTGATGGTATTTATTGGCCAGCAGATCCTTGTTCAAGGTGGCAAACTCAATAAAGTCGATATATTAGGAAATCCTTCTAAAGATGGTCTATTAGATCTTTATTGGAAGGTAACTGGAGATCCGGTCCTTCTTCGCAAAGGGAGATTACAGGGTTTGATCGAAGTTAGAGATAAGATCCTGGGCGAGAAGATCGATCAGGTGGATGCTCTTGCGATCAACGTTATGGATGTGATTAACGAAATCCATAAAGACGGTTTTGGTTTGAATGGAAATACAAATCAGAACTTCTTCGATATTCGTTCTTTGGCGCTGAATACTTTCGGTGAATATGATTCAGATGGGGATGGGCAGAATGATATTTCTGCGATCTTCAGAGTAACAGGTAAGAATACTCTAGATCCGGATCGCCCAATCGGGATTAGCGGAACCATGACATTCTTAAAACCTGATGAAAAAGAAACTCAGGTTTTAATTCCTTATTCTGCAAATGATACATTGAACGGTATTATCAAACGCATCAACGCTTCTAAAGTAGGCGTTGTGGCTTATATGAACCATGACAACCAGTTGGCTTTCAAAGCGACTGTTGCAGATGATACTCCTAAGAAAAACTTCATTATTAGGCATATCGAAGATTCTGGAGAATTATTAGTCGGTCTCACTGGAATGCTGATGGCTTCCGGATCTTCTGGAGCTTATGATTATAAACGTTTGGGTGAGATTACAAAACTTCAATCAAAGCCGGAAGACATTACTTTAACTCCTCATTTTCATCCTTCTTCTCATTTTAAAGTAAACGAGCATATTGCGAATAACGTAGCAAATATCGCGGCAGCAAGAGGAAAGGATGTCGGTGGAACAGGAGATTATAATTCTCCTGGAGGTCATAAGGATGGAAGGAACGCTCTTTTAGTAGCTTCTTCTCTTAGAAACAATCCTGTGATGGTGGATTACTCCAAAAGCACGGATGATTTTTATAATAGTCTGATCTCTAAACTCGCAACAGAAGCGAGAGAATCAAAACAAGAATTTGGGATCCAATCGGACCTTATGACCGAGCTCGAGAACATGAGACAATCGGTGATGGGTGTAAGTTTGGACGAGGAAATGGCCAATATGGTCCAGTTCCAGCACTCGTATAACGCGTCTGCGAAGATGATCAATACTATGAATGAAATTCTAGATACCATCATCAATCGTTTGGGCGCGTAA
- a CDS encoding citrate synthase/methylcitrate synthase: MLISEQEKEKIYSPGLEGIPAARTKLSQVDGKGGRLIIAGYPVEEFAGKAVFEETIFTLWNDRRPKPTETSLFSEELRSSRRFSKVIRTIIEEAVYANLPLIDILRIGSAALSLGSQKEDPKKDAMAVLSTFPLIVAWAYRLLKGKAPVLPRQDLDIAANFLYMLNGNDPDPRSVRALNTYLNTVCDHGLNASTFAARVIISTQSDMISAVTGGLGALKGPLHGGAPGPALDTVFEIGTKENAEKVLREKLKHNERLMGFGHRIYKVRDPRADVLAKAAKILYDTDEKREFYDLAMFVEKTALELLKEYKPDRILQTNVEFYTALLLHGLGFPTEIFTPVFAMGRAAGWIAHCFEQMQERILRPDAIYTGEDGKLWN, encoded by the coding sequence ATGCTAATCTCTGAACAGGAAAAAGAGAAAATTTACAGCCCGGGCTTAGAAGGGATCCCTGCAGCAAGGACCAAACTTTCCCAAGTAGATGGAAAAGGAGGAAGGTTGATCATTGCAGGTTATCCTGTGGAAGAATTTGCCGGCAAGGCAGTCTTCGAAGAAACCATCTTCACACTTTGGAATGATAGGAGGCCAAAACCTACCGAAACAAGTTTGTTCTCAGAGGAACTTAGGTCTTCCAGAAGATTTTCTAAAGTAATACGAACCATCATTGAAGAAGCAGTGTATGCAAATCTTCCTTTGATCGATATACTTCGGATAGGATCTGCTGCTCTTTCTTTAGGTTCTCAAAAAGAAGATCCCAAAAAGGATGCGATGGCTGTTCTTTCTACATTTCCTTTGATCGTTGCTTGGGCATACCGTTTGTTGAAGGGGAAAGCTCCCGTTCTTCCTAGACAGGACTTGGACATTGCGGCTAACTTTCTGTATATGTTGAATGGAAATGATCCTGATCCAAGAAGTGTTCGTGCATTGAATACCTATTTGAATACTGTTTGCGATCATGGATTGAATGCTTCTACGTTTGCAGCGAGAGTGATTATTTCTACTCAGTCTGATATGATCTCAGCAGTAACCGGAGGACTTGGTGCCTTAAAAGGACCTTTGCATGGAGGTGCACCAGGGCCTGCATTAGACACTGTTTTTGAAATAGGGACTAAGGAAAATGCGGAGAAGGTTCTAAGAGAAAAATTAAAACATAACGAAAGGCTAATGGGATTTGGGCATAGGATCTACAAAGTCAGAGACCCTCGTGCGGATGTCCTTGCAAAAGCGGCGAAAATTCTATACGACACGGATGAAAAAAGAGAGTTCTATGATCTTGCGATGTTCGTGGAAAAAACTGCATTAGAATTGCTGAAAGAATATAAACCGGACAGAATTCTGCAAACAAATGTGGAATTTTATACAGCGTTACTTCTTCATGGATTAGGATTTCCGACTGAAATCTTTACTCCTGTATTTGCAATGGGAAGGGCAGCAGGTTGGATAGCACATTGTTTTGAACAAATGCAAGAAAGGATCTTGAGACCGGATGCAATCTATACGGGAGAGGACGGAAAACTTTGGAATTGA